The following are encoded in a window of Corynebacterium marinum DSM 44953 genomic DNA:
- a CDS encoding DUF3052 domain-containing protein has product MVDAPGVVHKDAQEYAQVLGVREGMTVQEVGWDDDCDSNISEAVEDAVGGELLDEDTDELCDLVLLWWREDDGDLVDGLVDAIRPLADNGRIWLLTPGAGKAGTIAPGEISESAQLAGLVQTKAARLGNWQGSCLVASGPQK; this is encoded by the coding sequence GTGGTGGACGCTCCGGGCGTGGTGCACAAAGACGCCCAGGAATACGCACAGGTTCTCGGTGTCCGTGAAGGGATGACCGTCCAGGAAGTCGGCTGGGACGACGACTGTGATTCGAACATCTCCGAGGCAGTGGAAGACGCCGTCGGCGGGGAGCTGCTCGACGAGGACACTGATGAGCTCTGCGATCTCGTCCTCCTCTGGTGGCGCGAAGACGACGGCGACCTGGTGGACGGACTCGTCGACGCGATCCGGCCCCTGGCCGACAACGGCCGCATCTGGCTCCTGACCCCCGGCGCCGGCAAAGCGGGGACCATCGCCCCCGGCGAGATCTCCGAATCCGCGCAGCTCGCAGGCCTGGTGCAGACCAAGGCCGCCCGTCTGGGCAACTGGCAGGGCTCCTGCCTCGTGGCCAGCGGACCCCAGAAGTAA
- a CDS encoding SURF1 family protein produces the protein MNTTRQRYGSVHGRGRKGWRTFLKPGWVFMFLAIIAFSYAAFSFLAPWQLGKDDQIVERNEQIEAAFEVDPVPAEEVFGPGGSIAPEDEWRRVILEGRYLTDAEVLLRLRPVDSSPAFHALTPFQLDSGATILVNRGFTVPLDGNVPDMTDAPAGPASIVGHARFNEAVPLSEPMTDQGYRQVYGINTPQISEVVGVDLAEGYVQLSADQPGVLNAIPVPKLDRGSHLSYGFQWIAFGIMAPLGLGYFIWAEIRERRRVRDEEQELVGAPGAPVEAETAAVPEVPAASRRTRERYGDGR, from the coding sequence ATGAACACGACACGGCAGCGTTACGGAAGCGTCCACGGGCGGGGTAGGAAGGGTTGGAGGACCTTCCTCAAACCGGGCTGGGTGTTCATGTTCCTGGCCATCATCGCGTTCTCCTACGCCGCCTTCTCCTTCCTCGCCCCCTGGCAGTTGGGCAAGGACGACCAGATCGTCGAGCGCAACGAGCAGATCGAGGCCGCCTTCGAGGTCGACCCCGTGCCCGCCGAAGAGGTCTTCGGCCCGGGCGGCTCAATCGCCCCGGAGGACGAGTGGCGCCGCGTCATCCTCGAGGGCCGCTACCTCACCGACGCCGAGGTCCTCCTGCGCCTGCGGCCGGTCGACTCCTCCCCCGCCTTCCACGCCCTGACCCCCTTCCAGCTCGACTCCGGGGCGACGATCCTGGTCAACCGCGGTTTCACCGTTCCGCTGGACGGCAACGTCCCCGACATGACCGACGCCCCCGCCGGGCCGGCCAGCATCGTCGGCCACGCCCGTTTCAACGAGGCCGTCCCGCTCTCCGAGCCCATGACCGACCAAGGCTACCGACAGGTCTACGGCATCAACACGCCGCAGATCTCCGAGGTCGTGGGAGTGGACCTCGCCGAGGGCTACGTGCAGCTCTCCGCCGACCAGCCCGGCGTGCTCAACGCCATCCCGGTGCCCAAGCTCGACCGCGGTTCGCACCTGTCCTACGGCTTCCAGTGGATCGCCTTCGGCATCATGGCCCCGCTCGGCCTGGGCTACTTCATCTGGGCCGAGATCCGTGAGCGCCGCCGCGTGCGCGACGAGGAGCAGGAGCTTGTCGGCGCCCCCGGTGCCCCCGTGGAAGCGGAGACGGCGGCGGTGCCAGAGGTTCCGGCGGCGTCGAGAAGAACGCGCGAGCGCTACGGCGACGGCCGCTGA
- the aceE gene encoding pyruvate dehydrogenase (acetyl-transferring), homodimeric type has product MAEDLNANGAKDDSNFPLIRDGVASYLNDNDPEETREWMDSLDGLLSESSPERARYLMLRLLERASAKRVPLPNLTSTDFVNTIPTTMEVDFPGDEDMEKRFRRWIRWNAAIMVHRAQRPEIGVGGHISTYASAAPLYEVGFNHFWRGKDHPGGGDQIFFQGHASPGMYARAFLEGRLSEDDLDGFRQEVSRGEGNGIPSYPHPHGMPDFWEFPTVSMGLGPMDAIYQARFNRYLHNRGIKDTSEQHVWAFLGDGEMDEPESRGLIQHAALNNLDNLTFVVNCNLQRLDGPVRGNTQIIQELESFFTGAGWNVIKVIWGREWDELLAKDKDGALVTVMNTTPDGDYQTFKANDGAYVREHFFGRDERTLKLVEDMTDEEIWALPRGGHDYRKVHAAYKRALETKDKPTVILAFTIKGYGLGHNFEGRNATHQMKKLTADDLKAFRDKQSIPIPDEVLDADPYLPPYYHPGEDAPEVQYMKKRREELGGFIPERRSTYTPLQVPDLDKLRSVRKGSGKQEVATTMALVRSFKELMRDKELGKRVVPIIPDEARTFGLDSWFPTLKIYNPHGQNYVPVDHDLMLSYREATDGQILHEGINEAGSMASFIAVGSSYATHGEPMVPLYIFYSMFGFQRTGDSIWAAADQMARGFLIGATAGRTTLTGEGLQHMDGHSQILASTNPGVVSYDPAFSYEIAHLLHEGIDRMYGPGRGENVIYYLTVYNEPVSQPAEPENLDVEGLHKGIYLYSPASEAGVEGHEASILASGIGMSAALKARDILAADYNIQANIFSVTSWVELARDGAAKNKEQLRNPGAEIETPFATKQLNQVDGETYVAVSDFATDLQEQIRAFVPGEYIVLGADGFGFSDTRPAARRYFNIDAESIVVAVLMGLAREGKIDISVAAQAAEKYQLDDPTVV; this is encoded by the coding sequence ATGGCAGAAGACCTGAACGCTAACGGCGCCAAGGACGACTCCAATTTCCCTTTGATCCGCGACGGCGTCGCCTCGTACCTGAACGACAACGACCCGGAGGAGACCCGCGAGTGGATGGATTCCCTCGACGGCCTGCTCTCCGAGTCCTCGCCGGAGCGCGCCCGTTACCTCATGCTGCGTCTTCTGGAGCGTGCCTCGGCCAAGCGTGTCCCGCTGCCGAACCTGACCTCCACCGACTTCGTCAACACCATCCCCACCACCATGGAAGTCGACTTCCCGGGCGATGAGGACATGGAGAAGCGCTTCCGCCGGTGGATCCGCTGGAACGCCGCCATCATGGTGCACCGCGCCCAGCGCCCCGAGATCGGCGTCGGCGGCCACATCTCCACCTACGCCTCCGCGGCCCCGCTCTACGAGGTCGGCTTCAACCACTTCTGGCGCGGCAAGGACCACCCGGGTGGCGGCGACCAGATCTTCTTCCAGGGCCACGCCTCCCCCGGCATGTACGCCCGCGCCTTCCTCGAGGGCCGCCTCAGCGAGGACGACCTCGACGGCTTCCGCCAGGAGGTCTCCCGCGGCGAGGGCAACGGCATCCCCTCCTACCCGCACCCGCACGGCATGCCCGACTTCTGGGAGTTCCCGACCGTCTCCATGGGCCTGGGCCCGATGGACGCGATCTACCAGGCACGATTCAACCGCTACCTGCACAACCGCGGCATCAAGGACACCTCCGAGCAGCATGTCTGGGCCTTCCTCGGCGACGGCGAGATGGACGAGCCGGAGTCCCGCGGCCTCATCCAGCACGCCGCGCTGAACAACCTGGACAACCTCACCTTCGTGGTCAACTGCAACCTGCAGCGCCTCGACGGCCCCGTCCGCGGCAACACCCAGATCATCCAGGAGCTGGAGTCCTTCTTCACGGGCGCCGGCTGGAACGTCATCAAGGTCATCTGGGGCCGCGAGTGGGACGAACTGCTGGCCAAGGACAAGGACGGCGCCCTGGTCACCGTCATGAACACCACCCCGGACGGCGACTACCAGACCTTCAAGGCCAACGACGGCGCCTACGTCCGCGAGCACTTCTTCGGCCGCGACGAGCGCACCCTCAAGCTCGTCGAGGACATGACCGACGAGGAGATCTGGGCCCTGCCCCGCGGCGGCCACGACTACCGCAAGGTCCACGCCGCCTACAAGCGCGCCCTGGAGACCAAGGACAAGCCGACCGTCATCCTCGCCTTCACCATCAAGGGCTACGGCCTGGGCCACAACTTCGAGGGCCGCAACGCGACCCACCAGATGAAGAAGCTGACCGCCGACGACCTCAAGGCCTTCCGCGACAAGCAGTCCATCCCGATCCCCGACGAGGTTCTCGACGCCGACCCGTACCTCCCGCCGTACTACCACCCCGGCGAGGACGCCCCGGAGGTCCAGTACATGAAGAAGCGCCGCGAAGAGCTCGGCGGCTTCATCCCGGAGCGCCGCAGCACCTACACCCCGCTGCAGGTCCCCGACCTGGACAAGCTGCGCTCCGTGCGCAAGGGCTCCGGCAAGCAGGAGGTCGCCACCACCATGGCGCTCGTGCGTTCCTTCAAGGAGCTCATGCGCGACAAGGAGCTGGGCAAGCGCGTCGTGCCGATCATCCCGGACGAGGCCCGCACCTTCGGCCTGGACTCCTGGTTCCCCACCCTGAAAATCTACAACCCGCACGGCCAGAACTACGTGCCCGTCGACCACGACCTCATGCTGTCCTACCGCGAGGCCACCGACGGCCAGATCCTCCACGAGGGCATCAACGAGGCCGGTTCCATGGCCTCCTTCATCGCCGTCGGCTCCTCCTACGCCACCCACGGCGAGCCGATGGTCCCGCTGTACATCTTCTACTCGATGTTCGGCTTCCAGCGCACCGGCGACAGCATCTGGGCCGCCGCCGACCAGATGGCCCGGGGCTTCCTCATCGGCGCCACCGCCGGCCGCACCACCCTGACCGGTGAAGGCCTGCAGCACATGGACGGCCACTCCCAGATCCTGGCCTCCACCAACCCGGGAGTCGTCTCCTACGACCCGGCCTTCTCCTACGAGATCGCCCACCTGCTCCACGAGGGCATCGACCGCATGTACGGCCCCGGCCGCGGCGAGAACGTCATCTACTACCTCACCGTGTACAACGAGCCGGTCTCCCAGCCGGCCGAGCCGGAGAACCTCGACGTGGAGGGCCTGCACAAGGGCATCTACCTCTACTCCCCGGCCTCCGAGGCCGGCGTCGAGGGCCACGAGGCGTCCATCCTCGCCTCCGGCATCGGGATGAGCGCCGCCCTGAAGGCACGCGACATCCTGGCCGCGGACTACAACATCCAGGCCAACATCTTCTCCGTCACCTCCTGGGTCGAACTGGCCCGCGACGGCGCCGCGAAGAACAAGGAGCAGCTGCGCAACCCGGGTGCCGAGATCGAGACCCCGTTCGCCACCAAGCAGCTCAACCAGGTCGACGGCGAGACCTACGTGGCGGTCTCCGACTTCGCCACCGACCTGCAGGAGCAGATCCGCGCCTTCGTCCCGGGCGAGTACATCGTCCTCGGCGCCGACGGCTTCGGCTTCTCCGACACCCGCCCGGCCGCCCGCCGGTACTTCAACATCGACGCCGAGTCCATCGTCGTCGCCGTCCTCATGGGTCTGGCCCGCGAGGGCAAGATCGACATCTCCGTGGCCGCCCAGGCCGCCGAGAAGTACCAGCTCGACGACCCGACCGTGGTCTAG
- a CDS encoding DUF1707 domain-containing protein — protein sequence MNPSMNRPRQPRDEDREQLQADLTRLVGAGRLQFEEFDRLCNVVWSTQDKGVLDRIRAQYLTHYAPQQPQPPQHQQPPQQPVPMAQPGAQHVMPVEGQPAASTMGNIRRTGEWTVPEYSMFKLTGSTLHLDLRRANAAAPVCTFEIQAAMSSIEIVVPPGVYVENRIKDLFSSVNIQTTQPLPGAPRVVLTGSIKGSGLNVTTKQAPPQNSLWSRLMGS from the coding sequence ATGAACCCCAGCATGAACCGTCCCCGGCAGCCCCGCGACGAGGACCGCGAGCAGCTCCAGGCCGACCTCACCCGGCTGGTGGGCGCGGGGCGTCTGCAGTTCGAGGAGTTCGACCGGCTCTGCAATGTGGTGTGGTCGACGCAGGACAAGGGGGTGCTGGACCGGATCCGGGCGCAGTACCTGACCCACTACGCACCCCAGCAGCCCCAGCCCCCGCAGCACCAGCAACCTCCCCAGCAGCCGGTGCCCATGGCCCAGCCCGGCGCGCAGCACGTGATGCCGGTGGAGGGGCAGCCGGCGGCCTCCACGATGGGCAACATCCGGCGTACCGGGGAGTGGACGGTACCCGAGTATTCGATGTTCAAGTTGACGGGGTCGACGCTGCACCTGGACCTGCGGCGGGCGAACGCGGCGGCGCCGGTGTGCACGTTCGAGATTCAGGCGGCGATGTCGTCGATAGAGATCGTCGTGCCGCCGGGGGTGTACGTGGAGAACCGGATCAAGGATCTGTTCTCGTCGGTGAATATCCAGACCACCCAGCCCCTGCCGGGGGCGCCGCGGGTGGTGCTCACGGGGTCGATCAAGGGGTCGGGGCTGAACGTGACGACGAAGCAGGCGCCTCCGCAGAACAGCCTGTGGAGCCGACTGATGGGCAGCTAG
- a CDS encoding low molecular weight protein-tyrosine-phosphatase yields the protein MTGSPNEDERYHVNFVCTGNICRSPMAEVIFHDAVERFGLAAHIRVSSCGIGGWHVGNGADKRAVAELRAAGHDGSEHVASQLGPEDIAADLIVALDTGHVAELLAREVPEGKIRLLRSFDPTAPEQASVADPYYGGPEGFRQTRREIEASVEGLLNFARGAIQVSNRAV from the coding sequence TGACTGGCTCGCCTAACGAGGATGAGCGTTACCACGTCAACTTCGTCTGCACCGGAAACATCTGCCGCTCGCCCATGGCCGAGGTGATCTTCCACGACGCGGTGGAACGCTTCGGCCTCGCCGCGCACATCCGGGTGTCGTCCTGCGGCATCGGCGGCTGGCACGTGGGCAACGGCGCCGACAAGCGCGCCGTCGCCGAACTGCGCGCCGCGGGCCACGACGGCTCCGAGCACGTCGCCTCCCAGCTGGGCCCCGAGGACATCGCCGCCGATCTGATCGTCGCCCTGGACACCGGGCACGTCGCCGAGCTCCTCGCCCGGGAGGTGCCGGAGGGCAAGATCCGCCTGCTGCGCAGCTTCGACCCCACCGCCCCCGAACAGGCCTCCGTGGCCGACCCCTACTACGGCGGGCCGGAAGGCTTCCGGCAGACCCGCCGGGAGATCGAGGCCTCCGTCGAGGGCCTGCTCAACTTCGCCCGCGGGGCGATCCAGGTGAGCAACCGGGCAGTGTAG